The genomic interval CTCCAAAGCCTACAAGCCAAGGTATGAGCCCAGACCCAAGCCCAGGCCCGAGACCACTAGCTTGTTGTACCCTAACCCACCAATTTCATGGTAGGTTCTTCAACCGGCTGGTCACCACCTCTTCCAATACATGTCCGCGGTTGCAAACGCAGCCAGAGACCCTTCTAGGTCAATTACTTCCCCACACGACATCACGCACTTGATCTGCATAATCTGCATCACTACAATCATCAAAATCTCTGCCGGCACCCTCAATTTCCAACTTGCAGGCCGATAACCATTCTTTCTCCATATCAGAGTCTCACTGCTAGATTGTTTAGGTGAATCAAATCGCCACTGCCACTGCCACTGCCTAGTCCAGGTGAATCGAGTTCACCGCCTCCGCAAGAagaaaaccctaaattttcTTTCATCGGTCGCTCCGGAGAAGTTGGagcgtttttgttttgaatgcATGGGAATGTGCAgttttttgttcattttacTTCTTCGTTTTATAACTATATTGTAATAAAAAGCCTGAAATTAAACAGAGGGAAGGCCAGACATGAAAACAAATAGAAAAAGATAGTGATGAAAGGTGATCTGGCATATATGTTTATTAATTTTGATATCTGAGCAGCaaaaaccaatttggttttgtGTAATTAGTCTTTACTGAAATCTTGAATGAATGTATGGACTAGAAGATGAGCTTTAATTTGAATAAGAGTACATTTCATGGCGCAATTAGTAACGAAATTCCAGAGTACATTTCACAGATACAATCATACAACACAGCCAAAAAGCTGCTACCCAAATCAAAACCCAGCATAGCTCTAACCTGCTGAGCAACTAAGATCTACATGATGATTCCTATATGGCCTATCTAACAGAATTTCAGTGGAATATGAGCAACACGTTTATACCTCACAGAAGGGATGCTGAGCTATTCTTCCATCCAAAGGATCTACGCTTAGCCTTTGGTGAAGTGAAACTAAGCCCAAACATTCCCTTGAGGGCCTGTCCTTGCTCAGCAAACCTGACCAGCTTTGCAACAATGGAAGCACTCTCCTTGACATGGTTCATATCCTCTGTGTTACTCCATAGGCGGTTGGCTAGCTGCAGCCTTCTGCGCTTCGAGTCCAGTCCAATACCCCACTTTTCAAAAAGACGCTTCCTCTCTTGTGCTGAAAACCTTCTCTGCATCAGCTTGCTTAACATTTGTCTCTCACGAGAAATTGCTTTCTTACTGTTTATGAAAACAAACATGTCAGATCATATAGAGATACCGATACCAAGTGCTGCAAGAAATATATGTTCACAGAACCATAAGTCCAGATTTTACAGATTCTTAACACTAGTCTACAAAATTTTGTGACAATCTTATACTTGTGGCCTATTGACTTGTGTACTGCAATTCAATTTGCAACCAGCTAACATTGCCAGTCAGACTCGGACCTAGTCAGTCACAAtgacaattatatataattcagtAGCCATGTGATCAAGATGACTTTACTAATGAGTAGCAAAAGAGTGAAGGGAATGTGTTTGTAAAGGGAGACAGAACCTTGAAGACAAAGTCAAAGTCTGACCATCTTCCACGGCCTGATCTCCATGGGAATAAGTTTCTTTTAGGAACAAAAGTCTCCTGAGCTCTACCTCCATGTAAATGGAATCTGTGGGATCACCTTTGAAAAGCAACAAAAAGTAGGTTCTGTGAACCACTGATATACAGCAAGTCTCCCAAAGTTCAAAGATGGCCTTTTGCTGTCTCTCAAATTCCAGAGGCCAATCAAGAGTTTCCGATAATTCAAGCATTGGATCAATTCCTACGTCTTTCACACTTTTTTCAAGCTTTCCAGCTGCTCCTGCTTCATGGTCCTGGCACATTCAGAGTGATACAATGAAGCATAAAGAGTCATAAGAAGTTGAAACTCATATAAGCAAAACGTGAAAGAATTGCACTTGCAACTTAAATGCTTAAAAAGTGACATGGTCCACAATTAACAAGCCACACGAGCTTGTAGGTAACATCTGTAGGTAACATCGCATGCTTCCCAATTTTGGCCaatatgaagttttgaacTTCAAGCATGAAAGTCAAGCATTGAGACTGCTTAACATTTTACATTTCATGAACAAGAACCATCCTGGACATTCATAACTATGACATTCAAAACAAGGCCACTTCAGATAAAAGAACGTTTTCTGGAGAAAGCAAGGTTGACATGCATAAATGACGGATTCTCAATTCTTTTTAGCAAAAATTTTGAAATCGAGAACATTCTTACCTCACTGTTGACAATTTGCTTGTCAAACTCGAGCTTTCTTGCCATTTTCTTTAGTCCTGTGACAAAGGTATGGACACTAGTAATATCCCCAACTGCAGTACTCTGTGCCTCTAGCTCATCCATAGCGCTCCCAATGGAAGACTGAGAATCATTTCTTGACAACATTATGCTAGAATCATAACTTATCAGAGAAACTTTCCTCCCAAAGCCTTCAGGTCTCCCAGGAAAGCTTTTCTCAAATCCATTGCTCGGAGTTCTCTCTCCTATATCAGGAGAAGATGAACCAGTCATGAGACTTTCTCTACAACTCCAACTCCTTGTTAACTTAAGGCTTCTAGAACTTGAGAAATCTGATGTTCGTACATCTTGCATCCTACTGCTATCACTCATGTGGGTGATTATTTCTTGACCAGCTACACTTGTATCCCCATCTAATGTCAAGGAGAAAGTTCCTTCATTTCCAACAATTGATGAGGAAAGGGATTCACAGTTCTTGTCCATTCTTGACTCTTCCATTTCAATACAGCGAACCTCTTTGCAATAGTCACCAGTGTCTTGTGAATTTCCTTCAACAGTATCCTCTAGACTCTGGTCTTCAGAGTTCTCCTGAAGCTGGGTGTATGAGTTCACACTGTCTCTGTCTTCAAAATGTAGATTACTAAACTTTCTGATGCCATTTGAATAATGAGGATCGGCAATGCCTGATGACTCTGATACTGAATATTCATCATCTGAAATATCCCTGGCTTGCCATTTAGGATGATGACTATCTGTAGTCTGTTAGAGAGTAAATAAGCAagagttagaaaaaaaaatatgggaATTATTACATGTTAAAAACTACACGACAGAAGGCAATATAATATGTACTTGTTTTGAGTCATTATCATTTCCAACCATCCTCAATAAGTCCTCCACTCGTGATTGAGCAAGATCTCGTTGCTTTGTCAG from Argentina anserina chromosome 2, drPotAnse1.1, whole genome shotgun sequence carries:
- the LOC126785123 gene encoding kinesin-like protein KIN-7E → MGAIGEEDLMKWEKMQGASGHEEKILVLVRLRPLSEKELASNEVADWECINDTTILYRNTLREGSTFPNAYTFDKVFRGDCPTRQVYEEGAQQIALSVVNGINSSIFAYGQTSSGKTYTMNGITEFTVAEIFDYIHRHEERAFVVKFSAIEIYNEAVRDLLSTDNTPLRLLDDPERGTIVEKITEETLRDWSHLKELLSICEAQRQIGETLLNEKSSRSHQIIRLAIESSAREFLAKGNSTTLAASVNFVDLAGSERASQALSAGTRLKEGCHINRSLLTLGTVIRKLSKGRHGHINYRDSKLTRILQPCLGGNARTAIICTLSPARTHVEQTRNTLLFACCAKEVTTKAQVNVVMSDKALVKHLQKELARLESELRTPGPPSSASDYVALLKKKDLQIEKMDKEIRELTKQRDLAQSRVEDLLRMVGNDNDSKQTTDSHHPKWQARDISDDEYSVSESSGIADPHYSNGIRKFSNLHFEDRDSVNSYTQLQENSEDQSLEDTVEGNSQDTGDYCKEVRCIEMEESRMDKNCESLSSSIVGNEGTFSLTLDGDTSVAGQEIITHMSDSSRMQDVRTSDFSSSRSLKLTRSWSCRESLMTGSSSPDIGERTPSNGFEKSFPGRPEGFGRKVSLISYDSSIMLSRNDSQSSIGSAMDELEAQSTAVGDITSVHTFVTGLKKMARKLEFDKQIVNSEDHEAGAAGKLEKSVKDVGIDPMLELSETLDWPLEFERQQKAIFELWETCCISVVHRTYFLLLFKGDPTDSIYMEVELRRLLFLKETYSHGDQAVEDGQTLTLSSSKKAISRERQMLSKLMQRRFSAQERKRLFEKWGIGLDSKRRRLQLANRLWSNTEDMNHVKESASIVAKLVRFAEQGQALKGMFGLSFTSPKAKRRSFGWKNSSASLL